The following coding sequences lie in one Flavobacterium sp. 20NA77.7 genomic window:
- a CDS encoding glycosyltransferase family 2 protein, translating to MNISVVIPLLNEQESLPELCKWIEKVMSTHNFSYEILFVDDGSTDASWETIQSLSKDNNAIKGIRFLRNYGKSQGLHAGFAKAQGDVVITMDADLQDSPDEIPDLYDMIMNQGYDLVSGWKKKRYDSVVAKNLPSKLFNWAARKISGVKLNDFNCGLKAYKNVVIKNIEVSGEMHRYIPVLAKNAGFSTIGEKIVIHQARKYGSSKFGMDRFVNGFLDLITIWFISKFGKRPMHFFGLLGTLMFIIGFGFALYLGVDKLFIHTKARLITERPQFYIALTSMIIGTQLFLAGFLGEIILRTKNNEERYKISEELGVGS from the coding sequence ATGAATATATCAGTCGTAATACCTTTATTAAACGAACAAGAATCGTTACCAGAATTATGTAAATGGATAGAAAAAGTTATGAGTACTCATAACTTTTCTTATGAAATCCTTTTTGTAGATGATGGTAGCACTGATGCCTCTTGGGAAACTATTCAATCGCTTTCAAAGGATAACAATGCTATTAAAGGCATTCGATTTCTTAGAAACTATGGAAAAAGTCAAGGACTTCATGCAGGCTTTGCCAAAGCACAAGGCGATGTCGTTATTACTATGGATGCCGATTTACAAGATAGCCCAGATGAAATTCCAGATTTATACGATATGATTATGAATCAGGGCTATGACTTGGTTTCAGGTTGGAAGAAAAAAAGATATGATTCTGTTGTAGCAAAAAATTTACCTTCAAAATTATTTAATTGGGCTGCTAGAAAAATTTCTGGTGTAAAATTAAATGACTTCAATTGTGGATTAAAAGCCTATAAAAATGTGGTCATTAAAAACATCGAAGTGTCGGGTGAAATGCATCGTTATATTCCTGTATTGGCTAAAAATGCTGGTTTTTCAACTATTGGAGAAAAAATAGTGATTCATCAAGCCAGAAAATATGGAAGCTCAAAATTTGGAATGGATCGTTTTGTAAATGGTTTTTTAGATTTGATTACGATTTGGTTTATATCAAAATTTGGCAAACGTCCTATGCATTTTTTCGGATTATTAGGAACATTAATGTTCATAATTGGATTTGGTTTTGCTTTATACTTAGGTGTTGACAAATTATTTATTCATACTAAAGCGCGTTTAATTACTGAAAGACCACAATTCTATATTGCCTTAACTTCTATGATTATTGGGACACAATTATTTCTAGCTGGATTTTTAGGTGAAATTATTTTACGCACTAAAAACAATGAAGAACGCTATAAGATAAGTGAGGAGTTGGGAGTTGGGAGTTAA
- a CDS encoding phospho-sugar mutase — MHIDQSILNRANEWMTPTFDSQTQQEIERMITSAPKELEDSFYKNLEFGTGGMRGIMGVGTNRINKYTLGKNTQGLANYLKKCFPNKPLKTVIAYDCRHNSDTLAKTVADVFSANGIKVYLFSELRPTPELSFAVKHLHCQVGIVLTASHNPPEYNGYKVYWQDGGQIVPPQDGEIIKEIESLRYEEINFEANKELITYIDAEIDTAFINSTIENASFSTPKEAKENLKIVYTSLHGTSIKSIPAVLTKAGYTNLNIVAAQEIPDGNFPTVKSPNPEEPEALTMALELAKKIDADIVVGTDPDSDRLGVAVKDLSGKHILLNGNQTMVVMTAFLLEQWKRAGKITGKEFIGSTIVSTPMMLELAEAYGVECKVGLTGFKWIAKMIKDFPNQKFIGGGEESFGFMVGDAVRDKDAVGATLLVCEIAAQAKANGKSLYEELLNLYLDFGLYKEHLISITKKGMDGANEIKQMMIDLRENPLKVINGQRVICIEDYQQSTARDLINNETFELDIPKSNVLIYYLENGSKICARPSGTEPKIKFYISVQTDLLSLKELTEKEEELGHKIQCIISEMKLN, encoded by the coding sequence ATGCATATTGATCAATCTATTTTAAACCGAGCAAACGAGTGGATGACGCCCACATTTGACAGCCAAACACAGCAAGAAATTGAACGAATGATTACTTCTGCTCCAAAAGAATTAGAAGACTCATTTTATAAAAATTTAGAGTTTGGCACGGGTGGTATGCGAGGGATTATGGGTGTAGGAACGAATAGAATAAATAAATATACATTAGGAAAAAACACCCAAGGTTTAGCTAATTATTTAAAAAAATGTTTTCCTAATAAACCTTTGAAAACAGTTATTGCATACGATTGTCGTCATAACAGTGATACACTTGCAAAAACAGTAGCTGATGTGTTTTCAGCAAATGGTATTAAAGTATATTTATTTTCAGAATTACGTCCTACTCCAGAATTATCATTTGCAGTCAAACACCTTCATTGCCAAGTAGGCATTGTTTTAACAGCCTCACACAATCCCCCAGAATATAATGGGTATAAAGTCTATTGGCAAGATGGTGGTCAAATTGTTCCGCCACAAGATGGAGAAATTATTAAAGAAATTGAATCACTACGCTATGAGGAAATTAATTTTGAAGCTAATAAAGAATTAATCACTTATATTGATGCTGAAATTGATACTGCTTTTATAAATTCTACCATTGAAAATGCTAGTTTTTCAACACCAAAGGAAGCAAAAGAGAATTTAAAAATAGTATATACTTCTCTGCATGGAACATCTATTAAGTCCATACCTGCCGTATTAACAAAGGCAGGATATACAAATTTAAATATTGTAGCAGCACAAGAAATTCCTGATGGAAATTTTCCCACCGTAAAATCACCAAACCCTGAAGAACCTGAAGCCTTAACAATGGCATTAGAGTTAGCTAAAAAAATTGATGCGGATATTGTTGTCGGGACAGATCCAGATTCGGACAGATTAGGTGTGGCCGTAAAAGATTTATCAGGCAAACATATTTTATTAAACGGAAATCAAACCATGGTTGTGATGACTGCTTTTTTATTGGAACAATGGAAAAGAGCAGGAAAAATAACTGGGAAAGAATTTATTGGTTCTACAATTGTGTCCACACCTATGATGCTAGAATTAGCCGAAGCATATGGGGTAGAATGTAAAGTGGGGCTCACAGGATTCAAATGGATTGCAAAAATGATTAAAGATTTTCCAAATCAGAAATTTATTGGAGGTGGTGAAGAAAGTTTTGGTTTTATGGTAGGTGATGCGGTTAGAGATAAAGATGCTGTAGGTGCTACCCTACTCGTCTGTGAAATAGCTGCTCAGGCAAAAGCAAATGGAAAATCATTATATGAAGAACTACTTAACTTATATCTGGATTTTGGTTTATACAAAGAACATTTAATTTCTATTACTAAAAAAGGAATGGATGGAGCGAATGAAATTAAACAAATGATGATTGACTTACGCGAAAATCCGTTAAAAGTAATCAACGGACAACGTGTGATTTGCATTGAAGATTATCAACAGTCAACAGCTCGAGATTTAATAAACAATGAAACCTTTGAATTAGATATTCCAAAATCTAATGTATTAATATATTATTTAGAAAATGGAAGTAAAATTTGTGCACGACCAAGTGGAACAGAACCTAAAATTAAATTTTACATTAGTGTACAAACAGACTTACTCTCTTTAAAAGAATTAACAGAAAAAGAAGAAGAATTGGGTCACAAAATTCAATGTATAATTAGTGAAATGAAATTAAACTAA
- a CDS encoding ABC transporter ATP-binding protein — MDNNLKKLIPFALKYKSNILANIVFNIFYAFFSTLLMVSMIPTLNVLFGINEKITKEPVYKGISEIKTYLEEYLSYKVTTLTEESGFKYALLFVISIVIITAFLKNITNYFASYHVTQLRNGVLKDIREKLYKKIIHLPVSYYSETRKGDVMARMLGDIGEVQNSFFQVLELVVREPLTILFSIVTMFMISAKLTLFVFVFIPVSGFIISRIGKNLKSKSTRAQQENGIFISVLDETLTGLKVVKGFNAETIFIKKFNDSIQRLLKLSNSIANKNNLASPLSEFLGIVTIGTLLWYGGQLVVVEHSLKATTFIGYIALAYTILTPAKSISKASYQVKSGLAAAERVFTLLEQENHIENKNEAFVKTSFDHSISIKNISFAYQEENVLKNFSIEIPKGKTIALVGQSGSGKSTIANLLTRFYDVQKGSITIDHVAIENWNMHALRDLIGLVTQDSILFNDSIKNNLLIGNPAATDAEIIEALKIANAYEFVKDLPLGIETHIGDAGGKLSGGQKQRLSIARAVLKNPPIMILDEATSALDTESEKLVQDALEKMMQNRTSIVIAHRLSTIQKADVIVVMQKGEIVEQGSHAELLAKNGTYANLVNLQSFE; from the coding sequence ATGGACAACAACTTAAAAAAATTAATTCCGTTTGCCTTAAAATATAAAAGCAACATTTTAGCAAATATTGTTTTTAATATTTTTTATGCATTCTTTTCTACCTTATTAATGGTTTCCATGATTCCTACACTTAATGTGTTATTTGGAATCAATGAAAAAATAACAAAAGAACCTGTATATAAAGGGATTTCAGAAATCAAGACCTATCTAGAAGAATATTTAAGTTACAAAGTAACTACATTGACAGAAGAAAGCGGCTTCAAATATGCACTTCTATTTGTCATTTCAATTGTCATAATAACTGCTTTTTTAAAAAATATTACCAATTATTTTGCTTCCTATCACGTAACACAATTACGAAACGGGGTATTGAAAGATATCCGTGAAAAACTATACAAAAAGATTATACATTTACCTGTTTCTTATTATTCCGAAACAAGAAAAGGTGATGTCATGGCAAGAATGTTAGGTGATATAGGTGAAGTACAAAATTCTTTTTTTCAAGTACTTGAATTAGTCGTAAGAGAGCCGCTAACAATTTTATTCTCGATTGTTACCATGTTCATGATAAGTGCTAAACTTACCCTTTTTGTATTTGTTTTTATTCCCGTTTCAGGATTTATTATATCTCGAATTGGAAAAAATTTAAAATCTAAATCCACTAGAGCGCAACAAGAAAACGGCATTTTTATTTCGGTTCTAGATGAAACTTTAACTGGACTAAAAGTGGTAAAAGGATTTAATGCTGAAACTATTTTTATAAAAAAATTCAATGATTCCATACAGCGATTATTAAAATTAAGTAATAGTATAGCTAATAAAAACAATTTAGCCTCGCCATTAAGTGAATTCTTAGGAATTGTAACAATTGGCACATTGCTTTGGTATGGTGGGCAATTAGTTGTGGTTGAACATTCGCTTAAAGCAACTACCTTTATTGGTTATATAGCCTTAGCTTATACAATTTTAACACCTGCAAAATCTATTTCTAAAGCATCATATCAAGTGAAAAGTGGTTTGGCAGCTGCGGAAAGAGTCTTTACCTTATTAGAACAAGAAAATCATATTGAAAACAAAAACGAGGCATTTGTAAAAACATCATTTGATCATTCTATTTCTATAAAAAACATAAGTTTTGCTTACCAAGAAGAAAATGTGCTAAAAAACTTTTCTATAGAAATTCCTAAAGGAAAAACAATTGCATTAGTAGGGCAATCTGGCAGTGGAAAAAGTACAATTGCAAACTTGCTAACACGTTTTTATGATGTTCAAAAAGGCAGCATAACCATTGACCATGTCGCTATTGAAAATTGGAATATGCATGCCTTAAGAGATTTAATCGGGTTAGTTACTCAGGATTCCATTTTATTTAATGACAGTATAAAAAATAACTTATTAATTGGAAACCCTGCTGCAACCGATGCAGAAATCATAGAAGCACTTAAGATTGCTAATGCTTATGAATTTGTAAAAGACCTTCCATTAGGCATCGAAACACATATTGGTGATGCGGGAGGAAAACTATCGGGAGGACAAAAACAAAGGCTTTCCATTGCGCGTGCAGTACTAAAAAATCCGCCAATTATGATTTTAGATGAAGCGACTTCCGCTTTAGATACAGAAAGTGAAAAATTGGTTCAAGATGCTTTAGAAAAAATGATGCAAAACCGTACATCAATTGTTATTGCACACCGCCTATCTACTATTCAAAAAGCAGATGTAATTGTTGTTATGCAAAAAGGCGAAATTGTAGAGCAAGGTAGTCATGCTGAATTATTAGCTAAAAATGGAACCTATGCCAATTTAGTCAACTTACAATCTTTTGAATAA
- a CDS encoding TonB-dependent receptor, producing the protein MYKKSQPFYIVVCLFLVSFVWAQKARVKGIVLNEQNQPIANVTVASLSGNTVTNNNGFYSIEIDANRDVTIVFSHISYKKSTYTVHLKPNEDFEWHPKLNTKEDTIEVIVITSKNKKKIDGGTSVSPVVIRRIPGANAGIENIIKTLPGVYSNNELSTTYAVRGGNYDENLVYVNEIEVYRPFLVRSGQQEGLSFTNTDLVENVDFYAGGFQAKYGDKLASVLDISYRNPKSFKAGLEASLLGGSIFAEGVSANQKWSNVTGVRYRNNSLLVKSQEVQTNYRPSFLDVQSLFNFRPSTKWNWSFLGSIAQNNYNYIPTSRQTNFGTISDPIALLITYDGQEKDKYQTYFGALKAVFEPNSSTKIKYIASAYHTVEQEYYDILAQYRLGEVDSNIGSETFGDVVYSRGIGSQLNHARNNLDALIVSNEVKGQHKLNKGNQLEWSFKHTLEDIRDRVVEWEVVDSAGFSLPNPDLDYINDQPYNPYTGPLAPYQNVRATHQTRINRLLGYLNWNHEGKWGAHTYYINAGVRSQSWQVFSDGNTGANQMTFSPRLQFVFRPKWEKDMVFRFSTGMYNQPPFYRELRRFDGSINENVKEQKSIHFVFGHDYSFTMWTRPFKLVSELYYKSISDVNTYTIDNVRIRYRANNEATAYVYGFDARLNGEFVPGVESWFTVGFLKTEENQNDRGFIARPTDQRLKFAVLFQDYMPNIPAVKMYLNLVYNTGLPGGSPSYADVYNYQLRLKDYRRADIGFSYVFKDAKLGYEKKWLNAFSELTLGFEIYNMFNNQNSITNTWVRDVYTKSQYGVPNYMTTRTFNIKLTARL; encoded by the coding sequence ATGTATAAGAAATCTCAACCATTTTATATTGTTGTTTGTTTATTTTTAGTCAGTTTTGTATGGGCTCAAAAAGCACGTGTAAAAGGAATTGTATTAAATGAACAAAATCAGCCTATTGCTAATGTAACAGTTGCCTCATTATCAGGAAACACGGTTACCAATAATAATGGTTTTTATAGTATTGAAATAGATGCTAATAGAGATGTAACCATAGTTTTTTCTCATATCTCTTATAAAAAATCCACTTATACTGTTCATTTAAAACCCAATGAGGATTTTGAATGGCATCCTAAATTAAATACGAAAGAAGATACTATTGAAGTCATTGTTATTACTTCAAAAAATAAAAAGAAAATTGATGGAGGAACAAGTGTTTCACCTGTAGTCATAAGAAGAATTCCAGGAGCCAATGCGGGTATAGAAAACATAATTAAAACTTTACCTGGAGTATATTCTAATAATGAATTGAGTACTACATATGCAGTTAGAGGAGGAAATTATGATGAAAATTTAGTATATGTAAATGAAATTGAAGTTTACCGACCTTTTTTAGTGCGTTCAGGACAACAAGAAGGACTTAGTTTTACCAATACAGATTTAGTTGAAAATGTAGATTTTTATGCAGGTGGATTTCAAGCTAAATATGGTGACAAATTAGCGTCTGTTCTCGATATTTCTTATCGCAATCCAAAGTCTTTTAAAGCAGGTTTAGAAGCAAGTTTATTAGGAGGAAGTATTTTTGCAGAAGGTGTTTCTGCTAATCAAAAATGGTCTAATGTTACAGGTGTTAGATATAGAAATAATAGTTTGTTAGTTAAAAGTCAGGAAGTACAGACTAATTATAGACCTTCATTTTTAGATGTTCAATCCTTATTTAATTTTCGACCATCAACCAAGTGGAATTGGAGTTTTTTAGGTTCTATCGCACAAAATAATTACAATTATATACCAACATCTCGACAAACAAATTTTGGAACAATTAGCGACCCTATTGCGTTGCTTATTACGTATGACGGGCAAGAAAAAGATAAATATCAAACCTATTTTGGTGCTTTAAAGGCCGTTTTTGAACCTAATTCTTCAACCAAAATAAAATATATTGCTTCGGCTTACCATACAGTAGAACAAGAGTATTATGATATTTTAGCTCAATATCGGTTAGGTGAGGTGGATTCTAATATTGGTTCAGAAACTTTTGGAGATGTAGTATATTCTAGAGGTATTGGTTCTCAATTAAATCATGCAAGAAATAATTTAGATGCCTTGATTGTTTCAAATGAGGTGAAAGGACAGCATAAGTTAAACAAAGGGAATCAATTAGAATGGAGTTTTAAACATACGCTTGAAGACATCAGAGATAGAGTAGTAGAATGGGAAGTTGTAGATTCCGCAGGGTTTTCTTTACCAAATCCAGACTTAGATTATATCAATGATCAACCTTATAATCCTTATACGGGACCTTTAGCGCCGTATCAAAATGTAAGAGCAACACATCAAACAAGAATAAACAGATTACTAGGGTATCTAAATTGGAATCATGAAGGGAAATGGGGAGCACATACTTATTATATCAATGCAGGGGTAAGAAGCCAATCATGGCAAGTATTTAGTGATGGGAATACTGGAGCTAATCAAATGACGTTTTCACCTCGACTTCAATTTGTCTTTAGACCAAAATGGGAAAAAGATATGGTCTTCCGTTTTTCAACAGGGATGTATAATCAGCCACCATTTTACCGAGAATTACGCAGATTTGATGGTTCTATAAATGAAAATGTAAAAGAGCAAAAATCAATACATTTTGTTTTCGGACATGATTATAGTTTTACCATGTGGACAAGGCCATTTAAGTTAGTTTCAGAGTTGTATTATAAATCGATTAGCGATGTAAATACATATACCATTGACAATGTAAGAATAAGGTATAGAGCCAATAACGAGGCAACGGCTTATGTCTATGGTTTTGATGCTAGACTAAATGGTGAGTTTGTGCCAGGGGTTGAGTCGTGGTTTACGGTAGGGTTTTTAAAAACAGAAGAAAATCAAAACGATAGAGGCTTTATTGCTCGACCAACCGATCAAAGATTAAAATTTGCGGTCTTATTCCAAGATTATATGCCAAATATTCCAGCTGTAAAAATGTATTTGAATTTGGTTTATAATACAGGTTTACCAGGAGGCTCTCCATCTTATGCAGATGTCTATAATTATCAACTCCGTTTAAAAGATTATAGAAGGGCAGATATAGGTTTTTCATATGTTTTCAAAGATGCAAAATTAGGGTATGAAAAAAAATGGCTTAATGCTTTTTCCGAATTAACACTTGGTTTTGAAATTTATAATATGTTCAATAATCAAAATTCAATTACAAATACTTGGGTTAGAGATGTCTATACTAAATCACAATATGGGGTTCCTAATTATATGACTACCAGAACATTTAATATTAAATTGACGGCTAGGTTGTAA
- a CDS encoding M23 family metallopeptidase, which translates to MKKRLYILILFATTLVFAQYPKDYFRSPLDIPLNVSGTFGELRTNHFHSGLDIRTNEQEGLPVYATADGYVARIKVSVFGYGKALYIIHPNGYTTVYAHLQRYADKIEEYVKKLQYAQKKYEIETYLTPEVLQLKSGDIIAYTGNTGGSAGPHLHYEIRDTQSEKIINPMAFGLNKLIKDDKKPEIQSVIVYPLNDSTFVNKGNTPIALTLLRQPDGTLLANKVSTNGTIGFALNSYDLLTNFYNKNGIYKVQAFLNGAPYFNYTFDTFSFDESKHINYFLDFKKFKQLKQRFQKLFIKEPYPLSLIQHNRKNGSIQVQPKTAYVYRIEVSDYHENKSIVTIPIEYKQDIISSTKKISQGKYFVKAKNEYNFELGQTTIYLPPNTFYENFYLNADEKDGILNLENNFEAFQGNMSVSFDISKLTPEEQKKAFVASLNGYIIDYNSSYRRGDALVAKVKSFGKYKVVLDSVPPRIYNPNFVEGSTISKLSTLSVSIVDALSGIDSFNAYVNGEWILMEYDYKTKKLTYNFADGKVKPGTNEIKIIVSDKLNNSTTFTSNFIY; encoded by the coding sequence ATGAAGAAAAGACTTTACATATTAATTTTATTTGCCACTACATTAGTTTTTGCTCAATACCCCAAAGATTATTTTAGGTCACCATTAGATATTCCACTAAACGTGTCGGGTACTTTTGGTGAATTACGCACAAATCATTTTCATTCAGGTTTAGATATTCGAACAAATGAACAAGAAGGTTTACCAGTATATGCTACTGCCGATGGCTATGTGGCACGAATTAAAGTATCTGTCTTTGGTTACGGTAAAGCACTTTATATTATACATCCCAATGGTTATACTACCGTGTATGCTCATTTACAGCGCTATGCAGACAAAATTGAAGAGTATGTGAAAAAGCTGCAATACGCCCAAAAAAAGTATGAAATTGAGACCTATCTAACTCCCGAAGTTTTGCAACTAAAAAGTGGAGATATAATTGCATATACTGGAAATACTGGAGGCAGTGCAGGACCACATTTGCATTACGAAATTAGAGATACACAATCTGAAAAAATCATTAATCCAATGGCTTTTGGATTAAATAAATTAATTAAAGACGATAAAAAACCTGAAATTCAAAGTGTAATTGTCTATCCTCTAAATGACTCTACTTTTGTAAATAAAGGCAACACCCCAATTGCGCTTACGTTATTAAGACAACCTGATGGGACTCTGTTAGCAAATAAAGTTAGTACCAATGGAACTATAGGATTTGCGCTTAATTCATATGATTTGTTGACTAATTTTTATAATAAAAATGGTATTTATAAAGTACAGGCATTTTTGAATGGAGCGCCCTATTTTAATTATACATTTGATACATTTTCTTTTGATGAATCAAAACACATCAATTATTTTTTAGATTTTAAAAAGTTTAAACAACTTAAACAGCGTTTTCAAAAATTATTTATAAAAGAACCTTATCCATTATCACTTATTCAGCATAACCGAAAAAATGGGAGTATTCAAGTACAGCCTAAAACCGCTTATGTATATCGAATTGAGGTAAGTGATTACCATGAAAATAAATCTATTGTTACAATTCCAATTGAATACAAACAAGATATAATTAGTAGTACAAAGAAAATTAGTCAAGGAAAGTATTTTGTGAAAGCAAAAAATGAATATAATTTTGAATTAGGACAGACAACGATTTATTTACCACCTAATACTTTTTATGAAAATTTCTATTTGAATGCAGATGAAAAAGACGGAATATTAAATCTAGAAAATAATTTTGAAGCTTTTCAAGGGAATATGTCTGTATCGTTTGATATCTCAAAACTTACACCAGAGGAACAAAAGAAGGCTTTCGTTGCTTCGTTAAATGGCTATATTATTGACTATAATTCCTCTTATAGAAGAGGAGATGCACTTGTTGCCAAAGTGAAATCGTTTGGAAAATATAAAGTAGTACTAGATAGTGTTCCACCTAGAATTTACAATCCTAATTTTGTTGAGGGAAGTACTATTTCTAAACTTTCTACGTTAAGTGTTTCTATAGTAGATGCATTATCGGGTATTGATTCGTTTAATGCTTATGTGAATGGAGAATGGATTTTGATGGAATATGATTATAAAACAAAAAAATTGACATATAATTTTGCCGATGGAAAAGTAAAACCTGGAACGAATGAAATCAAAATTATAGTTTCGGATAAATTAAATAATTCAACTACATTTACTTCAAATTTTATTTATTAA
- a CDS encoding lipopolysaccharide biosynthesis protein, with protein sequence MGIVIKQSIKNTIITFIGFALGAANVLFMYPYFLGKDYVGLTGYVLSTANILYPLMSFGIQNTLIKFFNEHNKTEEDLNKYMTYMLVVPLLFVIPALIFFYGFYDYIAAYESKENSIVYDFVWVIPIIGLFMGYFEIFYAWLRAHMKSVFGSFVKEVFVRILITILLFAVYFDYISESQFIYSLLVVYGISLLLIAYYANKVKVIRLHFKVPQNSKSILTYTVFIILSASVANMLLDIDKYMINKYLKIDNIAFYNVAIFIALVISVPMRAMHQITYPITAKLMSEHKWEELNTLYKKSSISLQVIGGLIYVGIVVNLNQLYNLLPDDGYRQGIFVVFIIGLSKYFDLLLGINNAIIFNSKYYRTVLTLGVLLVIVIVLLNMYFIPAFGLNGAAIATLIAITLYSLAKLFFVVFKMKLFPFTSKNLVSLLVTLVTFFLFYYWEFTFHPVVSIGLKSVLVTIFYLAVNFYLNISSDINFVIKSTLKKIVK encoded by the coding sequence ATGGGTATAGTTATTAAACAATCTATTAAAAACACCATCATTACTTTTATTGGTTTTGCATTGGGTGCAGCTAATGTATTGTTTATGTATCCTTATTTTTTAGGTAAAGATTATGTGGGTTTAACGGGTTATGTGTTGTCAACGGCTAATATTTTATATCCCCTAATGTCTTTTGGTATTCAAAACACATTAATTAAGTTTTTCAATGAGCACAATAAAACAGAAGAAGATTTAAACAAATACATGACTTACATGCTGGTTGTTCCTTTGTTGTTTGTTATACCTGCCCTAATTTTCTTCTATGGATTTTACGATTATATTGCGGCGTATGAATCGAAAGAAAATTCTATTGTGTACGATTTTGTTTGGGTTATTCCCATTATCGGATTGTTTATGGGGTATTTCGAAATTTTTTATGCCTGGTTACGCGCGCACATGAAATCAGTTTTTGGTTCATTTGTAAAAGAAGTTTTTGTACGTATTCTAATTACAATTTTACTTTTTGCAGTTTACTTTGATTATATTTCTGAATCTCAATTCATCTATTCCTTACTAGTCGTATATGGTATAAGTTTGTTACTAATTGCGTATTATGCGAACAAAGTCAAAGTCATTCGATTACATTTTAAAGTGCCACAAAATAGTAAATCTATATTGACGTATACAGTATTTATTATATTATCTGCAAGTGTAGCGAATATGTTGTTAGATATAGATAAATATATGATTAATAAGTATTTAAAAATTGACAACATTGCTTTTTATAATGTAGCTATTTTTATTGCCTTAGTTATTTCTGTCCCCATGCGTGCCATGCACCAAATTACCTATCCTATTACTGCAAAGTTAATGAGTGAGCATAAGTGGGAAGAACTGAATACATTGTACAAGAAATCATCAATTAGCTTACAGGTTATTGGTGGTTTAATTTATGTTGGCATAGTAGTAAATTTAAATCAATTGTACAATTTATTACCTGATGATGGTTATAGACAAGGAATTTTTGTGGTATTTATTATTGGGTTGTCTAAGTATTTTGATTTACTATTAGGGATTAATAATGCTATCATTTTTAATTCAAAATATTACCGTACAGTTTTAACCTTAGGTGTTTTATTAGTCATTGTGATTGTGCTATTAAATATGTATTTTATTCCTGCATTTGGATTAAATGGAGCCGCAATTGCTACATTGATAGCTATTACATTATATAGTTTAGCGAAGTTATTTTTTGTAGTTTTTAAAATGAAATTGTTTCCATTTACTAGCAAAAACTTAGTTTCTTTACTAGTTACATTGGTGACCTTTTTTCTTTTCTATTACTGGGAATTTACTTTTCATCCAGTAGTAAGTATTGGGTTAAAATCTGTTTTAGTAACTATTTTTTATTTGGCAGTTAATTTTTATTTAAACATTTCGTCTGATATTAATTTTGTTATCAAAAGTACACTTAAAAAGATTGTAAAATAA